A window of Staphylococcus sp. 17KM0847 contains these coding sequences:
- the crcB gene encoding fluoride efflux transporter CrcB translates to MPYFTIFIGGSIGAILRYIFSLLPTWYELPVGTLIANFVGAYYMGYLFARRIPLFDRLPCLKKAITTGLLGALTTFSTFQYELLYLFTSGSWLTFICYAVFSYLGGLTFCYIGYRLGGQ, encoded by the coding sequence ATGCCCTATTTCACCATCTTTATCGGTGGAAGTATAGGTGCAATATTGCGTTATATTTTTTCATTACTCCCTACTTGGTATGAGCTACCTGTTGGGACATTAATTGCAAACTTTGTAGGAGCATATTATATGGGGTATCTCTTCGCTCGACGTATCCCCTTATTTGACCGACTCCCTTGTCTTAAAAAAGCGATCACTACGGGTCTATTAGGTGCCCTTACAACCTTTTCTACATTTCAATATGAGTTGCTCTATCTTTTCACATCTGGTTCATGGCTTACCTTTATATGCTATGCTGTATTCAGCTATTTAGGGGGACTTACTTTCTGTTATATCGGTTATCGCTTAGGAGGACAATAA
- a CDS encoding CrcB family protein: MILLWIAIGGGLGAVIRAVIANVLQPFHFPYATLIVNLLGSGSIGFLSGLFMIHSSLHNFMIIGFLGGFTTFSTLQLELLQMILNKQWFLFYSYTCLQYVLCFIFCYIGTLF; the protein is encoded by the coding sequence ATGATATTATTATGGATTGCTATTGGTGGTGGATTAGGTGCTGTTATACGTGCTGTAATTGCAAATGTATTACAACCTTTTCACTTTCCATACGCTACTTTAATCGTAAATCTATTAGGCAGTGGAAGTATTGGCTTTTTGAGTGGCTTATTCATGATTCATTCATCACTTCATAACTTTATGATTATCGGCTTTTTAGGTGGGTTTACGACTTTTTCCACATTACAACTTGAGCTATTACAGATGATTCTAAATAAACAATGGTTTCTTTTTTATAGTTACACATGCTTACAATACGTGCTATGCTTTATCTTTTGTTATATAGGTACCCTGTTCTAA
- the pckA gene encoding phosphoenolpyruvate carboxykinase (ATP) has translation MSFDTSALNALIDKPTSHFQLTKTELYNKILKRDEAELTQLGAINAKTGEYTGRSPKDKFIVDNPQVKDDIDWGSVNQPISEDKFLNLYHQVLEYLDAKEEVFVFNGYAGSDKDSQLKLTVVNELAWHNLFAQNMFIRPSSKEEASKIKADFTIISAPTFKADPEKDGTRSETFIIVSFKHKTVLIGGTEYAGEMKKSIFSVMNYLLPKRNIMSMHCSANVGRKGDVALFFGLSGTGKTTLSADPDRKLIGDDEHGWNENGVFNIEGGCYAKAINLSAEKEPQIFDAIRYGTVLENLAVDEHGYIDFDDNKYTENTRAAYPIDHIDNIVVPSKASHPNTIIFLTADAFGVLPPISKLSKDQAMYHFLSGFTSKLAGTERGITEPQPSFSTCFGAPFLPLNAKVYADLLGELIDKHEVDVYLVNTGWTGGVYGTGNRIELKYTRKMVNSAISGALKNATFEEDDIFGLSIPTEIEGVPTTILQPKNAWSNKAAYDQQAKDLIDRFRDNFKKFGEATQQLQQTGGFKG, from the coding sequence ATGTCATTTGATACAAGCGCACTGAATGCATTAATTGACAAACCTACATCACACTTTCAACTTACTAAAACTGAACTTTATAACAAAATCTTAAAACGCGATGAAGCAGAACTTACACAGCTTGGAGCAATCAACGCAAAAACTGGAGAATATACGGGGCGTTCTCCTAAAGATAAATTTATCGTCGATAATCCGCAAGTTAAAGATGATATTGATTGGGGTTCAGTCAATCAACCCATCTCAGAAGATAAATTTTTAAACTTATATCATCAAGTGCTTGAATATTTAGATGCCAAAGAAGAAGTCTTTGTATTCAATGGCTATGCAGGTAGTGATAAAGACTCTCAACTTAAACTAACAGTTGTCAATGAGTTGGCATGGCACAATCTATTTGCACAAAATATGTTTATTCGACCAAGCTCAAAAGAAGAAGCTTCAAAAATCAAAGCCGACTTTACAATCATTTCTGCACCAACATTTAAGGCTGATCCTGAAAAAGATGGTACACGTTCAGAAACTTTTATCATTGTATCGTTCAAACATAAAACAGTTTTAATCGGTGGTACAGAATACGCAGGTGAAATGAAGAAATCCATATTCTCTGTGATGAATTACCTCTTACCAAAACGCAATATTATGAGTATGCATTGTTCCGCTAATGTAGGACGTAAAGGGGATGTCGCATTATTCTTTGGTTTATCTGGTACAGGTAAAACGACCTTATCAGCTGACCCTGACCGTAAGCTCATCGGTGACGACGAACACGGTTGGAATGAAAATGGTGTCTTTAATATTGAAGGCGGCTGTTATGCAAAAGCAATCAATCTATCAGCAGAAAAAGAGCCTCAAATTTTCGATGCAATTCGTTACGGTACAGTATTAGAAAACTTAGCTGTTGATGAACATGGCTACATTGACTTTGATGACAATAAATATACTGAGAACACACGTGCTGCTTACCCAATTGATCATATTGATAATATTGTTGTACCTTCAAAAGCATCACATCCAAATACAATCATTTTCTTAACAGCAGATGCATTCGGTGTGTTGCCACCTATCTCTAAATTAAGTAAAGATCAAGCGATGTATCACTTCTTGAGTGGTTTTACATCTAAACTTGCTGGTACTGAACGTGGTATCACCGAGCCACAACCTTCATTTTCTACATGTTTCGGTGCACCATTCCTACCATTAAATGCTAAAGTCTACGCAGACTTACTTGGTGAATTAATCGATAAGCATGAAGTAGATGTTTATCTCGTTAATACTGGCTGGACTGGTGGTGTATATGGTACGGGCAATCGTATCGAATTAAAATATACACGTAAAATGGTAAATAGTGCCATTAGCGGTGCATTAAAAAATGCAACATTTGAAGAAGATGACATTTTTGGTTTAAGTATTCCAACAGAAATTGAAGGCGTTCCTACAACAATCTTGCAACCTAAAAATGCATGGAGCAATAAAGCTGCTTACGATCAACAAGCAAAGGATTTAATTGATCGCTTCCGTGATAACTTCAAAAAGTTTGGTGAAGCTACACAACAATTACAACAAACAGGTGGCTTTAAAGGCTAG
- a CDS encoding sigma-70 family RNA polymerase sigma factor codes for MDFNKVYANYYKLIHFLLHRNRICYNYDEYFQLLLIKMWLLSQQYDTSYSIPLHQFLIYRLKFYLIDLIRKNTCLPEHYTIDLIDTSHLFIYNDDLLLSIQEWILLLPFTHRQWFDLYLQGYTQKEIAAKINRSTTSIKKYKKETLAALYQSHFAED; via the coding sequence ATGGACTTCAATAAAGTGTATGCTAACTATTATAAACTTATCCACTTTTTACTACACCGTAATCGCATCTGTTATAATTATGATGAGTATTTTCAGCTTTTGCTTATTAAGATGTGGCTATTATCACAACAATATGATACCTCTTATTCAATACCTTTACACCAATTCCTCATATACCGACTCAAGTTTTATCTGATTGATTTAATACGCAAGAATACTTGTCTTCCCGAACATTATACAATCGATCTTATTGATACATCACACCTGTTTATTTACAATGATGATTTACTATTGTCTATTCAGGAATGGATCTTATTGTTACCGTTTACTCACCGTCAATGGTTTGATTTATATCTTCAAGGCTATACACAAAAGGAGATAGCAGCAAAGATCAATCGCTCTACAACTTCAATTAAAAAATATAAAAAAGAGACACTTGCTGCCCTCTATCAATCCCATTTTGCAGAAGATTAG
- the yidD gene encoding membrane protein insertion efficiency factor YidD, with product MKSLFIKCIRFYQRFISPLTPPSCRFYPTCSNYAIEAIQIYGIFKGSWLSLKRILKCHPFHKGGFDPVPLKHNKPPRH from the coding sequence ATGAAGTCATTATTTATCAAATGTATTCGATTTTACCAGCGCTTTATTTCACCACTTACCCCTCCATCTTGTCGCTTTTATCCAACATGTTCGAATTATGCTATTGAGGCAATTCAAATATATGGTATATTCAAAGGGAGCTGGCTTAGTCTTAAACGTATTTTAAAATGTCATCCTTTTCATAAGGGAGGATTTGATCCGGTTCCATTAAAACACAACAAACCCCCTCGTCATTAA
- a CDS encoding competence protein ComK, which translates to MSHYLHGAFESLMYIKSSNKPNYRFDIHCTTHHYSIHLTLSDILQHILNAHHKHLKTQQQYAYELLNTYHLVPIYVTSQLVLCPLQSRRASLQYYINMSQVVGMSSQNTDTIIFFPHNESLIVPYPFLFCVKKWKSAQTLIHLMEN; encoded by the coding sequence ATGTCACACTATTTACACGGCGCTTTTGAATCTCTTATGTACATCAAAAGTTCTAATAAGCCTAATTACCGTTTTGATATTCATTGTACAACACATCATTATTCTATTCATTTGACCCTATCAGATATTTTACAACATATTTTAAATGCACATCACAAACATCTAAAAACACAGCAGCAATACGCTTATGAATTGCTCAACACCTATCATCTTGTTCCCATTTATGTCACATCTCAACTTGTACTTTGCCCACTTCAATCTCGGCGTGCATCACTCCAATATTACATCAATATGAGCCAAGTCGTTGGTATGTCTTCACAAAATACAGATACCATTATCTTTTTCCCACATAATGAAAGCTTGATTGTGCCCTATCCTTTTTTATTTTGTGTAAAAAAGTGGAAATCCGCTCAAACACTTATACATTTAATGGAAAACTAG
- the metK gene encoding methionine adenosyltransferase, which translates to MTYNKRLFTSESVTEGHPDKIADQISDAILDEILKGDQHARVACETTVTTGMALIAGEISTSTYVDIPKVVRETVKQIGYTRAKYGYDYKTMSVLTAIDEQSPDIAQGVDRALEYRDANSDEVLNIGAGDQGLMFGYATNETASYMPLPIDLSHQLSKRLTDVRKDGTLDYLRPDGKVQVTVEYDEQDHPKRIDTIVISTQHHEEVELDKIQRDIKEHVIYPIVDTQLLDDDTKFFINPTGRFVIGGPQGDAGLTGRKIIVDTYGGYARHGGGAFSGKDPTKVDRSAAYAARYVAKNIVAAGFAEKCEVQLAYAIGVAQPVSIAIDTFGTGKVSEAILIQAVREHFDLRPAGIIKMLDLQRPIYKQTAAYGHFGRTDVALPWENTDKIDVLKEAVAAHQS; encoded by the coding sequence ATGACTTATAACAAAAGGTTATTCACTTCAGAGTCTGTTACTGAGGGTCATCCGGATAAAATTGCAGATCAGATTTCGGATGCTATATTAGATGAAATTTTAAAAGGAGATCAGCATGCTCGTGTTGCTTGTGAGACAACAGTAACCACAGGAATGGCATTGATTGCTGGAGAAATTTCTACTTCTACTTATGTTGATATTCCTAAAGTTGTGCGAGAGACAGTGAAACAAATTGGATATACACGTGCAAAATATGGTTACGATTATAAAACGATGTCTGTACTTACTGCCATTGATGAACAGTCTCCAGATATTGCGCAAGGTGTAGACCGTGCTTTAGAATATCGAGATGCAAATAGTGATGAAGTGTTAAATATTGGAGCAGGAGATCAAGGTTTAATGTTCGGCTATGCAACGAACGAAACAGCGTCCTATATGCCACTTCCTATTGATTTATCACATCAATTATCTAAACGTTTAACAGATGTGCGTAAAGATGGTACTTTAGATTACTTACGTCCCGATGGTAAAGTACAAGTTACTGTGGAATATGATGAACAAGATCATCCTAAGCGTATTGATACTATCGTTATCTCTACACAGCATCATGAAGAAGTCGAACTTGATAAAATTCAACGTGATATTAAAGAGCATGTTATTTATCCAATTGTTGATACGCAATTGCTGGATGACGATACAAAGTTTTTCATTAATCCGACAGGGCGTTTTGTTATTGGTGGACCTCAAGGAGATGCAGGTCTGACAGGACGCAAGATTATTGTAGATACTTATGGAGGCTATGCACGTCATGGTGGTGGTGCATTCTCAGGTAAAGATCCTACAAAAGTAGATCGCTCAGCTGCTTATGCTGCACGTTACGTGGCTAAAAATATTGTTGCAGCAGGTTTTGCAGAAAAATGTGAAGTTCAACTTGCTTATGCGATTGGTGTTGCACAGCCAGTATCCATTGCAATCGATACATTTGGTACAGGTAAAGTATCTGAAGCAATCCTTATTCAAGCAGTGCGTGAACATTTTGATTTACGTCCAGCAGGTATTATTAAGATGTTAGACTTACAACGTCCAATTTATAAGCAGACAGCTGCTTATGGTCATTTTGGACGTACAGATGTTGCATTACCATGGGAAAATACAGATAAAATAGATGTACTAAAGGAAGCTGTTGCAGCACATCAGTCTTAG
- a CDS encoding N-acetylglucosaminidase: MKQHNKSSMIAIVGLFILTVCAGVIFFNMIKDQIFFESVNQVESVEKLDVTLNAAAKKQIDNYTSQQVSNKDHTNWRDASDSEIRNAMDSSVFMDDKRQKYQFLDLSKYQGIDKNRIKRMLYDYPTLLNHTDDFLKAAKEQHVNEVYLISHALLETGSVMSELSNGVEIDGKKYYNFYGVGALDEDPIQTGAKYAKKKGWDTPEKAINGGAKFIHDHYLSHPDQNTLYSMRWNPKDPGEHQYATDINWAKSNATIIADFYRDIKTEGKYFNWYVYKDDEKHKDGHNY; this comes from the coding sequence ATGAAGCAGCACAATAAAAGTTCGATGATTGCCATCGTTGGACTGTTCATTCTAACTGTTTGTGCAGGTGTCATCTTTTTTAATATGATTAAAGATCAGATTTTTTTTGAATCTGTCAATCAAGTAGAATCTGTTGAAAAATTAGATGTAACACTCAATGCAGCAGCAAAAAAGCAAATTGATAATTATACGAGTCAACAAGTTTCTAATAAAGATCATACGAATTGGCGAGATGCATCTGATTCAGAAATTAGAAATGCAATGGATAGCTCTGTATTTATGGATGATAAACGTCAAAAGTATCAGTTTTTAGATTTATCAAAGTATCAAGGTATTGATAAAAACAGAATTAAACGTATGTTGTATGATTATCCAACATTATTGAATCATACAGATGACTTTTTAAAAGCGGCAAAAGAGCAACACGTTAATGAAGTCTATTTAATTTCACATGCGTTATTGGAAACAGGTTCTGTTATGTCAGAATTATCTAATGGTGTTGAAATTGACGGAAAAAAATACTATAACTTTTATGGTGTGGGTGCACTTGATGAGGATCCCATTCAAACAGGTGCAAAATATGCTAAGAAAAAAGGTTGGGACACTCCAGAAAAGGCCATTAATGGTGGTGCAAAGTTTATTCACGATCACTATCTATCTCATCCAGACCAAAATACATTGTATAGTATGCGCTGGAATCCAAAAGATCCGGGTGAACATCAATATGCAACAGACATCAATTGGGCGAAAAGTAATGCGACGATTATCGCAGACTTTTATAGAGATATTAAAACAGAAGGTAAGTATTTTAATTGGTATGTTTACAAAGATGATGAAAAACATAAAGATGGTCATAACTACTAA
- a CDS encoding S9 family peptidase, whose protein sequence is MVFINTKRMPADLRTHYVEEVQYNVNELIVRGLMVTPFQSVQRIVVYLRGGKGQVGRVRLGRLLQFVHDRTLVFAPYYRGNNGSEGHDEFAGADLLDVIRAVKILKNMYPEASVHLIGFSRGGIQGLLTFQKVQADSYIIWGGVTDIRLMYEERSDLRGMLRRMIGHPKKHPIAYEQREALRYIHAQSPPILIIHGGRDKQVNIHQAYHLEEYLKTVHAYYDTYYQMLEGHVPRPYAMDDVLQYINQWMDSVENDKKRDAMQI, encoded by the coding sequence TTGGTTTTTATTAATACAAAGCGTATGCCAGCGGATTTACGGACACATTATGTTGAAGAGGTACAATATAATGTGAATGAACTTATTGTACGTGGATTGATGGTTACACCTTTTCAATCTGTTCAGCGTATTGTAGTTTATTTACGTGGAGGTAAAGGACAAGTAGGACGTGTGCGTTTGGGACGTTTATTGCAATTTGTCCATGATAGGACACTAGTGTTTGCTCCTTATTACAGAGGAAACAACGGAAGTGAAGGACATGATGAGTTTGCAGGTGCAGATTTGTTAGATGTGATTCGTGCTGTGAAAATATTAAAAAATATGTATCCTGAGGCATCTGTACATTTGATTGGTTTTTCTCGTGGTGGAATTCAGGGGTTACTAACATTTCAAAAAGTGCAAGCAGATAGCTATATTATTTGGGGTGGTGTAACAGATATTCGGTTGATGTATGAGGAACGTAGTGATCTGAGAGGAATGTTAAGGCGAATGATCGGTCACCCTAAGAAACATCCGATAGCGTATGAACAGAGGGAAGCATTGCGCTATATTCATGCACAATCACCGCCTATATTAATTATACATGGAGGGCGAGATAAACAAGTAAATATACATCAAGCGTATCATTTAGAGGAATATTTAAAAACGGTACATGCATACTATGATACATATTATCAAATGTTAGAAGGTCACGTACCAAGACCATATGCAATGGATGATGTTTTGCAATATATTAATCAATGGATGGATAGTGTTGAAAATGATAAAAAAAGAGATGCGATGCAAATTTAA
- a CDS encoding transaldolase, translating into MAGLQVKVFADGADIEQMKKAYQNKEVDGFTTNPSLMAKAGVKDYKVFAQEVVRAIPDASISFEVFGDDMETMEKEAQIIEQFGENIFVKIPIVNTKGESMLPLIEKLSAQGVKLNVTAVYTIEQVQAITNAVTEGVETYVSVFAGRIADTGVDPLPLMKEAVQVTHSKKGVQLLWASCRELFNVIQADEIGADIITCPADVVKKVSNIGRDINALSVDTVKGFAKDIQSSGLSIL; encoded by the coding sequence ATGGCTGGATTACAAGTTAAAGTGTTTGCTGATGGAGCAGACATCGAACAAATGAAAAAAGCATATCAAAATAAAGAAGTGGATGGTTTTACAACAAATCCAAGTTTGATGGCAAAAGCAGGTGTAAAAGATTATAAAGTATTTGCACAAGAGGTTGTTCGAGCGATTCCTGATGCATCGATCTCTTTTGAAGTCTTTGGAGATGATATGGAAACAATGGAAAAAGAGGCACAAATTATTGAACAGTTTGGAGAAAATATTTTCGTGAAAATTCCAATTGTTAATACGAAAGGTGAATCTATGCTACCATTGATTGAAAAGCTATCAGCACAAGGTGTAAAACTCAATGTCACAGCTGTGTATACGATTGAGCAAGTTCAAGCCATTACAAATGCAGTAACTGAAGGTGTTGAGACATATGTTTCAGTATTTGCAGGGCGTATTGCTGATACGGGTGTGGATCCATTACCTTTAATGAAAGAGGCTGTCCAAGTTACACATAGTAAAAAAGGTGTACAATTACTATGGGCAAGCTGCCGTGAATTATTTAATGTTATTCAAGCAGATGAAATTGGAGCAGATATTATTACGTGTCCCGCAGATGTTGTGAAAAAAGTATCAAACATTGGTCGTGATATTAATGCGTTGTCCGTTGATACAGTTAAAGGTTTTGCGAAAGACATTCAATCATCAGGACTAAGTATATTATAA
- the ribD gene encoding bifunctional diaminohydroxyphosphoribosylaminopyrimidine deaminase/5-amino-6-(5-phosphoribosylamino)uracil reductase RibD codes for MNNYIDYAVQLAEMVEGQTGVNPPVGAVIVKEGHIIGIGAHLKKGDKHAEIQAIDMAGAEQVNGATMYVSLEPCSHYGATPPCAQRIIDTGVAKVVYAAKDITLHSTGHEMMTRAGIDVAYVPHSRALRLYEPFFESKTEAVPIVTVKVSASIDGKQATDDRESQWITSKAVKSDVFRLRHMHDVILTGNGTLSTDNPSLTVRSFDGRQPARAILTDSGQVNWEATLFHDHLAPVYIYTSNPNLVAPYAHVHVVHMPDTEVGTVLQDLYKKGFGRVLVEAGPRLTSQFLASHYTTNFILYLAPKIIGGQGKYQYYQTDWTTPLDQLMNFEIVHSERIDTDMKLLMKRK; via the coding sequence ATGAATAACTATATAGATTATGCTGTGCAACTCGCAGAAATGGTAGAAGGTCAAACAGGTGTTAATCCGCCTGTTGGTGCTGTTATTGTAAAAGAAGGTCATATTATTGGTATAGGTGCACACTTAAAAAAAGGTGATAAACATGCCGAGATACAAGCTATTGATATGGCTGGAGCAGAACAGGTAAACGGTGCAACGATGTATGTTTCACTTGAACCGTGTTCACATTATGGTGCGACACCGCCTTGTGCACAACGTATTATTGATACCGGAGTGGCTAAGGTCGTCTATGCGGCAAAAGATATTACATTACATTCAACGGGTCATGAGATGATGACACGTGCAGGCATAGATGTAGCGTATGTACCTCACTCACGTGCATTACGGTTATATGAGCCTTTCTTTGAGAGTAAAACAGAAGCAGTCCCTATTGTAACCGTAAAAGTCAGTGCAAGTATCGATGGTAAACAAGCAACAGATGATCGAGAAAGCCAGTGGATTACGTCTAAAGCAGTCAAATCAGATGTTTTCCGTTTGCGTCATATGCATGATGTTATTTTGACTGGAAATGGTACGTTGTCAACAGATAATCCGAGTTTGACAGTACGTTCATTTGATGGGCGTCAACCTGCACGTGCTATTTTAACGGATTCGGGTCAAGTGAATTGGGAGGCTACACTATTTCATGATCATCTTGCACCAGTATATATTTACACATCTAATCCAAATTTAGTAGCACCATATGCGCACGTTCACGTGGTACATATGCCTGATACTGAAGTAGGTACAGTATTACAAGATTTATACAAAAAAGGCTTTGGTCGCGTACTTGTTGAGGCAGGTCCACGGCTAACTTCACAATTTTTAGCTTCACATTATACTACAAACTTCATCCTATATTTAGCCCCGAAAATCATAGGTGGTCAAGGAAAATATCAATATTATCAAACAGATTGGACGACACCCCTTGATCAATTGATGAACTTTGAAATTGTACATTCAGAAAGGATAGATACTGACATGAAATTACTGATGAAGAGGAAGTGA
- a CDS encoding FAD/NAD(P)-binding protein — translation MKVAIIGMGTAGVSVLRQLVKHEAFQSLTVDIYDNQENMGQGKPFQDDSDDLLLNVPTDMLSLNIDHTLEFREWYEAQNEFDYGNTKYLPRFVFGRYMKSYLAYFIEQYDNIHVIPKEVKHLTIEEEEDVLIPKKMIVCTEEDITKCDKYDYVFLTIGTMSYNDPYRLKGKPNYIQSPYPACQTLDHVSENASIAVIGTGLASLDVIRFVLNHHEQPLTIASRSGKMPSVRGDMIDVKLKHITMENFDYMKRMYMGVVPLEKVIELFRLECRELHIPLETLLARRTGDIVTDLNYDLVHAQSVGALQSVLMAIKDNMDWIWNSLSREDQKTYLTTYHVYMKENTNPMPQDTAQLILDALSTGRLTINSHLNNVYHKEGRYHLEFDDTTPQRDVDVVINATGPKKRLEELDSDDSLLLDLADRQIIQAHPIGGIQIVPATNEVISPLYGTVPNMRAMGQITNGVNFERNGVTMIVQQAVKSVKHLYEVYEEQQILEQQ, via the coding sequence GTGAAAGTAGCAATTATCGGTATGGGGACTGCAGGTGTTAGTGTATTAAGACAGTTGGTGAAGCATGAAGCTTTTCAGTCGTTAACTGTCGATATTTATGATAATCAAGAAAACATGGGGCAAGGTAAGCCGTTTCAAGATGATAGCGATGACTTATTACTCAACGTGCCAACGGATATGTTATCACTCAATATTGATCATACATTAGAATTTCGAGAGTGGTATGAAGCACAAAACGAATTTGATTATGGCAACACAAAATACTTACCTCGTTTCGTATTTGGACGCTATATGAAAAGTTACTTAGCGTATTTTATTGAACAATATGACAACATCCATGTTATCCCTAAAGAGGTCAAACATTTAACGATAGAAGAGGAAGAAGATGTACTTATTCCTAAAAAAATGATTGTATGCACAGAAGAAGATATTACAAAGTGTGACAAGTATGATTATGTCTTTTTGACTATCGGTACAATGTCCTATAATGACCCCTATCGTTTAAAAGGTAAACCTAACTACATTCAGTCACCTTATCCAGCTTGTCAAACATTAGATCATGTTTCGGAAAATGCATCAATTGCAGTGATTGGGACAGGACTTGCAAGTTTAGACGTGATACGTTTTGTACTCAATCACCATGAGCAACCACTTACAATAGCAAGTCGTAGTGGCAAGATGCCAAGTGTCCGAGGGGATATGATTGATGTGAAGCTCAAACATATTACGATGGAAAACTTTGATTATATGAAACGCATGTATATGGGTGTTGTTCCACTTGAAAAAGTCATCGAACTTTTTCGTTTAGAATGTCGAGAATTACACATTCCATTAGAAACTTTGCTTGCTCGTCGTACTGGAGACATTGTGACAGATTTAAATTATGACTTAGTTCATGCGCAATCAGTAGGTGCATTGCAAAGTGTGTTGATGGCAATTAAAGATAATATGGATTGGATTTGGAATAGTTTGAGTCGTGAAGATCAGAAAACATACCTGACAACCTATCATGTTTATATGAAAGAAAATACAAACCCTATGCCACAAGATACAGCTCAACTGATTCTCGATGCATTAAGTACCGGTCGTTTAACAATTAATAGTCATTTGAATAATGTGTATCATAAAGAGGGGCGTTATCATTTAGAGTTTGATGACACAACACCACAACGAGATGTTGATGTCGTTATCAATGCAACGGGACCCAAAAAAAGATTAGAAGAGCTTGATAGTGATGATTCTTTATTGTTAGATCTTGCGGATAGACAAATTATTCAAGCCCATCCTATTGGTGGTATTCAGATTGTACCTGCTACGAATGAAGTAATCAGTCCGCTCTATGGTACGGTACCGAATATGCGTGCAATGGGTCAGATAACTAATGGTGTGAATTTTGAGCGCAACGGTGTCACGATGATTGTTCAACAAGCAGTCAAATCTGTTAAACATTTGTATGAAGTTTATGAAGAACAACAGATTTTAGAGCAACAATGA
- the ytkD gene encoding RNA deprotection pyrophosphohydrolase: MEYLDTANQKVSLTFRAEQDIRNGQHVLALPIYQNQLVLTQHCERGIEFPGGKCEAGETSEVALRRELFEETGAQIEMAYFIAQYTVDAKPVPFTKDVYVVIVDHIEVKSDYLETKGPVFVRNIEDIPVDQRSVLLDDPAVLQCVERMTELGFY; encoded by the coding sequence GTGGAGTATTTAGATACTGCCAATCAAAAAGTGAGCCTCACCTTTCGTGCAGAACAGGATATACGAAACGGGCAGCACGTATTAGCATTGCCAATATATCAAAATCAGCTCGTACTAACACAGCACTGCGAGCGTGGCATAGAGTTTCCCGGGGGGAAGTGTGAAGCTGGAGAAACGAGTGAAGTTGCACTGCGTAGAGAATTATTCGAAGAAACGGGCGCACAAATAGAGATGGCTTACTTTATTGCTCAATATACAGTTGATGCGAAACCTGTACCATTTACGAAGGATGTATATGTAGTCATTGTAGATCATATTGAAGTTAAATCAGACTACTTGGAAACAAAAGGTCCAGTATTCGTTCGTAATATAGAAGATATTCCTGTGGATCAACGTAGTGTGTTATTAGATGATCCAGCAGTATTGCAATGTGTGGAAAGGATGACTGAGCTTGGTTTTTATTAA